aaCTAAAACAATAAGTTGTTAAGTATATAAACATAAtgtctatgtgtatatatttgtgtatttatatatttcagaaaaatgactgatatatttcagaaaatatttctgaaaaattatCCAAAAAGGGTAATAGGTGATAGAGACCAGAATGAGAAGGGATAAGTAAATTTAATCTGAGATacagaaagagaagccagaaataatAAGgtggccttttatttctttttcttctctgattgctgtgactaaaacttccaaaactatgttgaataatagttgtgagagtgggcaaccttgtcttgttcctgatcttagtggaaatggtttcagtttttcaccactgaggacgatgttggctgtgggtttgtcatatacggcctttattatgttgaggaaagttccctctatgcccactttctggagggtttttatcataaatgggtgttgaattttgtcaaaagctttctctgcatctattgagatgatcatatggtttttctccttcatttgttaatatggtgtatcacgctgattgatttgtgcatattgaagaatccttgcattcttgggataaaccccagttgatcataatgtatgatccttttaatgtgctgttggattccgtttgccagtattttgctgaggatttttgcatctacgttcatcagtgatattggcctgtagttttccttctttgtgacaactttgtctggttttgatatcagagtggtggtggcctcatagaatgagtttgggagtgttcctccttctgctatatttggaagagtttgagaagtataggtgttagctcttctttaaatgtttgatagaattctcctgtgaagtcatttggtcctggatttttgtttgttggaagatttttaatcacagtttcaatttcagtgcttgtgattggtctgttcatattttctgtttcttcctggttcagtctcagaaggttgtgcatttctaagaatttgtccattttttccaggttgtcccttttatttgcatatagttgcttgtagtaatctctcatgatcctttgtatttctgcagtgtcagttgttacttctcctttttcatttctaattctattgatttgagtcttctccctttttttcttggtgagtctggctaatggtttatcaattttgtttatcttctcaaagaaccagcttttagttttattgatctttgttatcgtttccttcatttctttttcatttatttctgatctgatctttatgatttctttccttctgctaactttggggttttgtgttcttctttctctaattgctttaggtgtaaggttaggttgtttatttgagatgttttttgtttcttaaggtaggattgtattgctgtaaacttccctcttagaactgcttttcctgcatcccataggtttggggtcattgtgttttcattgtcatttgtttctagatattttttaatttcctctttgatttcttcagtgatctcttggttattaagtagtgtgttgtttagcctccatgtgtttgtatttcttacagattttttcctgtaattgatatctagtctcatagcgttgtggtcagaaaagatacttgatacaatttcaattttcttaaataaccaaggcttgatttgtgacccaacatatgatctatcctggagaatgttccatgagcacttgagaagaatgagtattgtgttgtttttgattggaatgtcctataaatatcaattaagtccatcctgttgaatgtatcatttaaagcttgtgtttccttatttattttcattttggatgatctgtccattggtgaaagtggggtgttaaattcccctactatgattgtgttactgttgatttccccttttacgcctgttagtgtttgccttatgtattgaggtgcttctttgttaggggcataaatatttacaattgctatatcttcttggattgatcccttgatcattagtagtgtccttctttgtctcttgtaatagtctttgttttaaagtctattttgtctgatatgagaattgctatgatttccatttgcatggaatatctttttccatcccctcactttcagtctatatgtgtccctaggtctgaagtgggtttcttgtagacagcatatataggtcttgtttttgtatccattcagccagtctgtgtcttttggttggagcatttcatccatttacgtttaaggtaattatcgatatgtatgttcctattaccgtttcttaattgttttgggtttattattgtagttcttttccttctcttgtgtttcctgcctagagaagttcctttagtatttgttgtaaagctggtttggtggtgctgaattctcttagcttttgcttgtctgtaaagcttttaatttctctgtcaaatctgaatgagatccttgctgggtagagtaatcttggttgtagatttttctccatcatcactttaattatgtcctgccactccctctggcttacagagtttctgctgaaagatcagctgttaaccttatggggattcccttatgtgttatttgttgtttttcccttgctgcttttaatacttgatctttgtatttaatttttgatagtttgattaatatgtgtctttgcgtgtttctccttggatttatcctgtatgggactctctgtgcttcctggacttgattaactatttcctttcccatgttagggaagttttcaactataatctcttcaaatattttctcagtccctttcttttcttcttctgggacccctataattcaaatgttggtgcatttaatgttgtccaagaggtctctgagactgtcctcaattcttttcattcttttttctttattctgctctgcagtagttatttccactattttatcttctaggtcacttatccgttcttctgcctcagttattctgctattgatcccttctggaaattttttaatttcatttattgtgttgttcatcactgtttgtttgctctttagttcttctaggtccttgttaaacatctcttgtattttcttcattctatttccaagattttggatcatctttactatcattattctgaattctttttcaggtagactgcctatttcctcttcatttgttagctggggttttgccttgctccttcatccgctgtgtgtttctctgtcttctcattttacttaacttactgtgtttggggtctcctttttgcaggctgcacgttcgtagtttctgttgtttttggtgtctgtccccagtggctaaggttggttcagtgggttttgtaggcttcctggtggttgGGACTGGTGCCCGTgttctggatgaggctggatcttgtctttctggtgggcaggtccattttctggaggtgtgttttggggtgtctgtggtttattatgattttaggcagcctctgtgctaatgggtggggttgtgttcctgtcttgctagttgtttggaatagggtgtcctgcactgtagtttgctggttgttgagtggagctgggtcttggcgttgagatggagatctctgggagattttcaccatttgaaataacgtggagctgggaggtctcttgtggaccagtgtcctgaacttggctgttccacctcagtggcacagccctgatgcctggctggagcaccaagagcctgtcctccacgtGGCCCTGTTTGAGTTTCTATTTCAACAGCAACAATGGGACTCTGGACTGTGTGGGCCACTTTTTTCGCCAATTGGCCGAGGAGAAGTGGGAGGACGCCCAGTGTCTCTTGAAAATGCAAAACCAGTGCTGCGGCCGCACCCTCTACCAGGATGCGTAGAAGCCTTCTCAAGATGAGTGGAATAAAACCCAGGACACTGAGGAAGTCGCCATTATTAGGGAGAAGAACCTGAACCAGGCACTATTGGATCTGCGTGCCCTGGGTTCTGCCCTCGCAGACTCCCACCTCtgtgggattgggttgtttggtttttttttatattgagctgcatgagctgcttgtaaattttggagattaaccttttgtcagttgtttcatttgcaaatattttctcccattctgagggttgtcttttcatcttgtttatggtttcctttgctatgcaaaagcttttaagtttcattaggtcccatttgtttatttttgtttttatttccatttctctaggaggtgggtcaaaaaggatcttgctgtgatttatgtcatagagtgttctgcctatgttttcctctaagagtttgatagtgtctgcatGCCCCTGAATTTATGTCACTCTCTAGTCTCAGTTTCACCCTCGGGCATGTTGCATGAACCCTCTGGATTTCAGCTCCCACCCTCTCCATGCCTCCCTCACTGCACTTAGGAATATCTGCCCTACTTCCAAAACACTACTCAACTGATGGAAGAATAAATGTCAGGaataatgacaacaacaataaTCCTTACGTAGGTTCTATGGTTTACAAAATAttcttacacatttttaaaatttgaatcttATAACAAAAGTGAAATTATTGAGACAGATATTGCTTTATGCTAGTTTGGTGAGGAAGAATCCATGAATGCAAGAGAAGTCAGGTGGCTCATTCAAGGTTACTAGTTTGGTAAGTAATGGGACAAAGGCTCCCAGTTTAGGGCCAAGTCTCCAAGTTCTGCACGTTCTCTATCACTCTGGACAAAGAACAAAAGGGTTATCGGGAAAAGAGATCAAAAGGCAGAAAACAGAACTGATCTTCTGGGGAAATGCTGTCATCCTAAGGGAAAACTGTCCACCAGAGGCAGAAAGGAGAGTGTGGCTTTCCAACATATTTCCAGGGGAACATATCTTACTGTCATAGGAGTGTTCAAATcaaccttcacacacacacaagataaggatattttcctttttcctaaaaAACTGAGTTgcttaatttcaaaattattaagtTCTAAGATGAACTTCACAACATTTCCAAAGCTATGAAGAAGTAAACAGTGGCTATCACTCCAccttataaatagaaaacaaagccaAAGAGAAGTGATCCGCCCACTGTCACTCCCTTTTATAAACCAGCTGATACCTCCTTAATCTTTTCACTGCTGCCTGCATCTCCTTGTTTCTCAGGGTGTAGATCATGGGGTTGAGCATGAGGGTCATGGCAGTTTGGCTAATGGATACAGCCTTGTCAATGGAGAAGGAGGTAAAGGGCTGGGTGTAGAGGTAAATGCTTGGAACAAAGACCATAGACACCACGACGATGTGAGTGGTGCAGGTAGAAGCTGCCTTCCTCCTCTTGCCCTGAATGAGACCTCAGGATCACCAGGATGGCTGAGTAGGAGGTCAGGAGAAGGAGGAACAAGATGAGGACCAGCATCCCACTATTGGAAATGATAAGGAACTCCAGGAGGGAAGTGTCCGTGCTGCCAAGTCTCAGCACTTGTGGAACATCACAGAAATTATCTAGGACATTGGGGCCACAGAAAGGCAGGGGGATCATCAGAGTCAGTTGGGAAATGGAATGGATGAAGCCTCCCACCCAGTTAGTCACCACCAGCCCCACACAGATCTGAGTGTTCATGATGGTGACATAGTGGAGGGGCTGGGAGATGGAACAAGGCAATCATAGGCCATAAATGAGAGGAAGAAAACCATGCACCCTCCCACAGAGTGGAAGGAGAAGATCTGGGCCATGCAGCCCTGATAGGAGATGGTCTTCTTCTCAGCGAGGAGGTCCACCACCATCTTTGGGGCAGTGACTGTGGAGAAACAGAGCTCTAACACAGCCAGATTTCAGAACAGAAAATACATGGGTGTTTGGAGTGAGAATCAAAGGTCACTGTGACCATGATGAGGAGGTTTCCCATGACAGTGGAGGTGGAGACAAACAGGAACACCAGAAACAAGAAGAGCTGGAGCTCCTGAGTCTGTGAGAGCCCCAGGAAGACAAATTCTGATACTCACGTGAGGTTCCCTGATTCCATGGTGTCTTCTCCATACacctaaaaaacacaaaccaCAGACAGAGATGCATGAAGTCACTACTTGCCCGTTTAGTGCGTTCAGTGTCCAGGTCTAGGTGATGGAAATTTATGTGCAGATCATAATACCTGTTATGATTAAATGGCCTTGTCTCTGGAGAGTTCACTAGTTGGTGCTGGAATACACATTCTTGAGATATCTTAAAGCCATCCAGAAACACATGCAACCTGCCTTTCAAAGATTCAGTGTAATATAGTGGTGGGAAGACTCTTGGAGTCCAACGGACCTGCAGTCAAATTTCAAAGCCTCTATTTCCTTGAGATTTGGCCTTGAGctagttacttaatctctcttaatctcagtttccacatctataagaaaaatgttttctttatagaaATTGTCTaggggattaaataaaataacacataaggttcctagaacagtgcctggaataatAAATGGTAATCACTCTCCTCTGTGTGGTCTCCTGCTCTAAAGACCTCCTCCCCTTTCCAGTCTCTAATACATTTTTGTACCAATCATTTTTCATGCAACAGTTAGCACATCATAATGTTAATgaacttttcatgtgtctatATTTTTCCTCCACAATTCATAATATGCTACAGACATAAGTCTTGATTCATAATTTATTTGTGCCCTGCAGTACCCATCCTTGCTCATAGTCAGTACTTAATAAATAGCTGGTGTTAACTGCTGAGTGGGTGAAAAGCTATTGTGTGTGCAGGTCCATGCAAGGGAGCCTCTGGACACAGCTGGACATCTGGAGCATTCCATTTGTTTCCATCCTTCACAGTCGGTGGTTCCTTACTAGGTGAGGCTCCCCAGATCAGAGGTGAAGACAAGAGGCAGGGGGTAACTATCATTAGTGAAGAAATAGATAATGAATATATTGTCTGAAGGAGACTTAAAGCTCTTCTGAAAGGACAGAAATTTCAGAAGATGTTATTGAATCCaagagtagaagagaaaaaaatattgaaggagaagaaatggaaatagatgAAGAattaaagggaggaaggaaattatAAGGAAGGAAAATGGGGGAATAGAATGAGTGAAGgaagaagagatggaaagatgGTGGACAGGGGAAGGAATGGGAGCAAAGGGGAAGAAGGACATAG
The genomic region above belongs to Phocoena phocoena chromosome 19, mPhoPho1.1, whole genome shotgun sequence and contains:
- the OR4D2 gene encoding LOW QUALITY PROTEIN: olfactory receptor 4D2 (The sequence of the model RefSeq protein was modified relative to this genomic sequence to represent the inferred CDS: inserted 4 bases in 3 codons; substituted 2 bases at 2 genomic stop codons), with translation MESGNLTXVSEFVFLGLSQTQELQLFLFLVFLFVSTSTVMGNLLIMVTVTFDSXLQTPMYFLFXNLAVLELCFSTVTAPKMVVDLLAEKKTISYQGCMAQIFSFHSVGGCMVFFLSFMAYDCLVXISQPLHYVTIMNTQICVGLVVTNWVGGFIHSISQLTLMIPLPFCGPNVLDNFCDVPQVLRLGSTDTSLLEFLIISNSGMLVLILFLLLLTSYSAILVILRSHSGQXRRKAASTCTTHIVVVSMVFVPSIYLYTQPFTSFSIDKAVSISQTAMTLMLNPMIYTLRNKEMQAAVKRLRRYQLVYKRE